The Desulfurococcaceae archaeon DNA window ACTAGGGACACCACAATCCCCTTGCTAACAGCTCGCCTAAGAGCCCGCATAGCCCGAATACTCAGCTTGTACGTGTTCCTGCCAAGGGTTAAGGTCCCGTCGACGTCTAGAAATAACGCCTTAACACGCGAGATCACGTCTCATCGCCCACCCCGCCAAGTACAAAGCACTACTCCCCGAGCGGGATATAAGCACCTCACTAAACCCCGGTAATAGACTGTAAGTGGGGTATACAATCAGTACATGTATTGCTCATGTTAATTTATAAATGGTTGAAGAAATCTTAGTAGTGGAGCGTGATGCTTACCATGGGCGACTACATGAGATTCAACTTCATGTGTCGTGAACGAGTAAGAAACATGGGAGCGCGAGTAGCAGTAGTAGGGGCGGGCCCTTCCGGCTTGGCCGCAACCGGGTACCTTTCGTGTGAGGGCTACGACGTAGACGTATACGATAAACTACCACTACCAGGAGGTTTAATGGTGTTCGCGATCCCGCACTGGAGGATACCACCTGAAAGAGTGCTAAACGGGGCAAGGGAGTTGGAGGAAAGGTTCAGCGTAAAGTTCATACTTAAAACTAAGGTATACTCAGATGGGGAAGTACACGAAGAGGGCGACGATTTCGTAGAGAAGAGGGCGAGCCTAGAAGACCTCCTAGGTAACTACGACCTAGTACTAGTATCCACTGGAACGTGGGTTTCTAAAATCCCAAAACTACCAGGATCAAGCGCAAAAGGCGTCACAACAGCACTGGAATACCTCTACAAGTGGAGGGTATTCGAGTACGGGTACACGACCAGCAGGCCTTACGTGGGTAAAAACGTAATAGTTATTGGCGCTGGTTATAGCGCCGTTGACGCAGCCGAAAGAGCCCTTAAAGCGGGCTCAGAAGTGTACCTGGTCTACAGGAGGACTATTCGCGAAGCGCCGGCCGGAATATACGAGATCGAGAGGTTGAAGAAAGAGGGGGTGAACTTCATAGAGCTCGTAGCACCTGTCGAGATAGTCGCAGATAGCGATGTTGTCAAGGCCGTCAAGCTCCAGAAGATGACTCTCGGGCCGCCTGACGAGACAGGTAGACCGAAGCCCATACCCGTACCTGGAAGCGAGTTCGTCGTTGAAGCAGACCTAGTGATATTTGCAACAGGCGAATCGCCAACACCCCCCCTATCGAGCAGTATGGCTGAGAAACTAGGCTTAAAACTCAACAAGGACGGGACAATAGCGGTAAACGAGTTAATGCAAACAAGTGTACAGAAGCTCTTTGCTGCGGGAGACGTGGCCACAGGCCCTAGTAGAATAGGCCCCGCAGTGAGGAGCGGCTTAAAGGCCGCTAGGTCCATGCACTATTGGTTCTCCGTGAAGACGGGTAGACTGGTATCACCCACGCAGGTGGCGGCGAAATGAGCTCCAACCCCGCTGTAAGGTACGTTAGAATAATAGATCTCGGAAGGTGTATAGGTTGCGGAGCTTGCGAAGCGGCGTGCGAATTTGTAAACGAGAAGCCGAACATAGTAGTGCACAGAACTAGCATTGGGCTAGACATACCGGTTTCCTGTATGCACTGCGCCAGGGCACCGTGTATTGAAGCCTGCCCTACGGGTGCCATGACGAGGGACTCTAGCGGCGCGGTTTACGTAATTGCAAGCAGGTGCATAGGTTGTATGGCCTGCCTCTACGCGTGTCCTTTCGGCATACCGGAGCTTGATCGGGCGAGCAAGACTGCGATTAAGTGCGATCTCTGCATAAAGCTGAGGAGAGAGGGGCTGGAACCGGCATGTAGCGCTATATGCCCAACGCACGCGATACTCTTCGGCGAAGACGCTTTCGTGTTTCAAC harbors:
- a CDS encoding FAD-dependent oxidoreductase, whose protein sequence is MLTMGDYMRFNFMCRERVRNMGARVAVVGAGPSGLAATGYLSCEGYDVDVYDKLPLPGGLMVFAIPHWRIPPERVLNGARELEERFSVKFILKTKVYSDGEVHEEGDDFVEKRASLEDLLGNYDLVLVSTGTWVSKIPKLPGSSAKGVTTALEYLYKWRVFEYGYTTSRPYVGKNVIVIGAGYSAVDAAERALKAGSEVYLVYRRTIREAPAGIYEIERLKKEGVNFIELVAPVEIVADSDVVKAVKLQKMTLGPPDETGRPKPIPVPGSEFVVEADLVIFATGESPTPPLSSSMAEKLGLKLNKDGTIAVNELMQTSVQKLFAAGDVATGPSRIGPAVRSGLKAARSMHYWFSVKTGRLVSPTQVAAK
- a CDS encoding 4Fe-4S dicluster domain-containing protein, with protein sequence MSSNPAVRYVRIIDLGRCIGCGACEAACEFVNEKPNIVVHRTSIGLDIPVSCMHCARAPCIEACPTGAMTRDSSGAVYVIASRCIGCMACLYACPFGIPELDRASKTAIKCDLCIKLRREGLEPACSAICPTHAILFGEDAFVFQLSKKRTAEVMAKARFEYELHS